A window of Streptomyces sp. SAI-127 contains these coding sequences:
- a CDS encoding acyl-CoA dehydrogenase family protein, whose amino-acid sequence MAGSTHTVTNQPPPLIGYDAYSADRALRAAVERHLDPDLLDEVHGELAALGRACGSAQVQEWGLQANENPPRLRTHDRHGHRIDEVEFHPAWHRVLGKGVSAGLTAAWARPGGHVRRAAAFLLWTQVDAGNCCPLSMTHAAVPALRTDPDLAAEWEPRLTSMVYDRELRPAHLKAGALFGMGMTEKQGGSDVRANATSARPLPDGETYELTGHKWFCSAPMSDGFLVLAQAPGGLTCFLVPRVLEDGTRNTFLLQRLKDKLGNRSNASGEVEFDRTWARRVGDEGRGVRTIIEMVAATRLDCVLGSAGLMRQAVAQAIHHCTHREAFGGKLVDKPLMRNVLADLALESEAATTLALRLAAAYDKGDEQERAFLRIAVPAAKYWITKRCTPLTVEAAECLGGNGYVEESGMPRLVRESPLNSIWEGAGNIQALDVLRVLRREPQALNAYLLEIGRTRGADHRLDAATKHLFTELADLEGIEGRARHLTERLALVLQGSLLVRHAPAEVADAFCASRLGGDAGSAFGTLPSTLDLASVVDRARPVH is encoded by the coding sequence ATGGCAGGCAGTACGCACACCGTGACCAACCAGCCCCCACCGCTGATCGGCTACGACGCCTACAGCGCCGACCGCGCCCTGCGCGCGGCCGTGGAACGGCATCTCGACCCGGACCTGCTCGACGAGGTCCACGGTGAGCTGGCGGCGCTCGGCCGGGCCTGCGGCTCGGCGCAGGTGCAGGAGTGGGGCCTGCAGGCCAACGAGAACCCACCCCGGCTGCGCACCCACGACCGTCACGGCCACCGTATCGACGAGGTGGAGTTCCATCCGGCCTGGCACCGGGTGCTCGGCAAGGGCGTCTCGGCGGGTCTGACCGCCGCCTGGGCCCGCCCCGGGGGCCATGTGCGGCGAGCGGCGGCCTTCCTCCTGTGGACGCAGGTAGACGCGGGCAACTGCTGTCCGCTGTCGATGACCCACGCGGCGGTCCCCGCCCTGCGCACCGACCCGGACCTGGCCGCCGAGTGGGAGCCCCGCCTCACGTCCATGGTCTACGACCGCGAGCTGCGGCCCGCCCACCTCAAGGCGGGGGCGCTCTTCGGTATGGGCATGACGGAGAAGCAGGGCGGCAGCGACGTCCGGGCGAACGCCACGTCCGCACGGCCCCTGCCCGACGGCGAGACCTACGAGCTGACCGGCCACAAGTGGTTCTGTTCCGCGCCCATGTCGGACGGCTTCCTCGTCCTCGCCCAGGCCCCGGGCGGGCTCACCTGCTTCCTCGTCCCGCGCGTCCTGGAGGACGGCACCCGCAACACTTTTCTCCTCCAGCGCCTCAAGGACAAGCTCGGCAACCGTTCCAACGCCTCCGGCGAGGTCGAGTTCGACCGGACCTGGGCCCGCCGGGTGGGCGACGAGGGGCGCGGGGTCCGCACCATCATCGAGATGGTCGCGGCGACCCGGCTCGACTGTGTGCTGGGCTCGGCGGGCCTGATGCGCCAGGCCGTCGCCCAGGCGATCCACCACTGCACCCACCGCGAGGCCTTCGGCGGCAAGCTCGTCGACAAGCCGCTGATGCGCAACGTCCTGGCCGACCTGGCCCTGGAGTCCGAGGCGGCGACCACCCTCGCCCTGCGTCTGGCGGCCGCCTACGACAAGGGCGACGAACAGGAACGGGCCTTCCTGAGGATCGCGGTACCGGCGGCCAAGTACTGGATCACCAAGCGCTGCACCCCGCTGACGGTGGAGGCCGCCGAATGCCTGGGCGGCAACGGCTACGTGGAGGAGTCGGGCATGCCCCGCCTGGTCCGCGAGTCACCGCTGAACTCCATCTGGGAGGGTGCGGGCAACATCCAGGCCCTGGACGTCCTGAGGGTCCTCAGGCGAGAACCCCAGGCCCTGAACGCCTACCTCCTGGAGATCGGCCGGACCCGGGGCGCCGACCACCGCCTGGACGCGGCGACGAAGCACCTCTTCACCGAACTGGCCGATCTGGAGGGCATCGAGGGCCGCGCCCGCCACCTGACGGAACGACTCGCGCTCGTCCTGCAGGGCTCCCTGCTCGTCCGCCACGCCCCAGCGGAGGTCGCCGACGCGTTCTGCGCTTCCCGCCTGGGCGGCGACGCGGGATCGGCCTTCGGCACATTGCCCTCGACCCTGGACCTGGCGTCGGTGGTGGACCGAGCCCGTCCGGTGCACTGA
- a CDS encoding GAF domain-containing protein codes for MNPGPGGPVPLSPTHVTHLATVDTARAARVLNDIRSATLSGRPAPVAPRPVIEESWTRMLRGGVDPDHDFRSGLLAPEEVQRRRESTPLRHVLPVLREGLLSVADVAHHIMVVADEDGRVLWREGSSPVLRKADGTGFELGADWREDVVGTNGIGTPVVVRRPVQVFASEHFVRSQTSWTCTGAPIKDPRDGRLIGVVDVSGPLDTMHPATLAWVDSVAKLAESRLRELHLTTLERLRAVAAPVLARLSGRALVVDRDGWTAAVTGMPYPHRIALPKSLSPGRRWLPALGLCALEPLAGGWLIRAADEPEPQGVTRIVLDLAQPRRWSVTVSGGAGTWSHELSPRHAELLYLLALHRSGRSAAGLAEDMFGDPGRTVTVRAEMSRVRRYLGAFLEHRPYRFCEDAEVEVLLPGRPGDLLPHSTAPAVLGARAATQTE; via the coding sequence ATGAACCCGGGACCGGGAGGACCAGTGCCGCTCTCGCCGACGCATGTGACCCACCTAGCCACCGTGGACACGGCACGTGCGGCGCGGGTACTGAACGACATCCGGTCGGCCACCCTGTCCGGCCGGCCCGCGCCCGTCGCTCCGCGCCCCGTGATCGAGGAGTCCTGGACCCGTATGCTGCGCGGCGGCGTCGACCCGGACCACGACTTCCGGTCAGGGCTGCTGGCGCCCGAGGAGGTGCAGCGGCGCCGGGAGAGCACCCCGCTCCGGCACGTCCTGCCGGTCCTGCGGGAGGGGCTGCTGTCGGTCGCGGACGTCGCCCACCACATCATGGTGGTCGCCGACGAGGACGGCCGGGTGCTGTGGCGGGAGGGCAGCTCCCCCGTGCTGCGCAAGGCCGACGGCACCGGCTTCGAACTCGGCGCGGACTGGCGGGAGGACGTCGTCGGCACGAACGGCATCGGCACCCCGGTGGTGGTGCGCCGTCCCGTCCAGGTCTTCGCCTCCGAGCACTTCGTCCGCTCTCAGACCTCCTGGACCTGCACCGGTGCCCCGATCAAGGACCCCCGGGACGGCCGGCTGATCGGCGTGGTCGACGTGAGCGGGCCGCTGGACACCATGCACCCGGCGACGCTCGCCTGGGTCGACTCGGTGGCCAAGCTCGCCGAGTCCCGGCTGCGCGAGCTGCATCTGACCACTCTGGAGCGGCTGCGGGCCGTCGCGGCGCCGGTGCTCGCCCGGCTCAGCGGCCGGGCCCTGGTGGTGGACCGGGACGGCTGGACGGCGGCCGTGACCGGAATGCCGTATCCGCATCGGATCGCGCTGCCCAAGTCCCTCTCGCCGGGCCGCCGGTGGCTGCCGGCGCTCGGTCTGTGCGCGCTGGAGCCGCTGGCGGGCGGCTGGTTGATCCGCGCCGCCGACGAACCGGAGCCGCAGGGCGTCACCCGGATCGTGCTGGACCTCGCGCAGCCGCGCCGCTGGTCGGTGACGGTGTCGGGCGGCGCGGGCACCTGGAGCCACGAACTGAGTCCCCGGCATGCCGAGTTGCTCTACCTGCTGGCCCTGCACCGCTCGGGCCGCAGTGCGGCGGGCCTGGCCGAGGACATGTTCGGCGACCCGGGCCGTACGGTGACCGTGCGCGCGGAGATGTCCCGGGTAAGGCGCTATCTCGGGGCGTTTCTGGAACACCGGCCGTATCGTTTCTGCGAGGACGCCGAGGTCGAGGTGCTGCTGCCGGGCCGTCCGGGCGACCTGCTGCCGCACTCGACCGCCCCGGCGGTACTCGGGGCCCGCGCCGCCACCCAGACCGAGTGA
- a CDS encoding GNAT family N-acetyltransferase — MPNIAVTTWSLEQTAPTDLLPAEPPEGDVRIRRAEVPSPEFSRYLYASVGGDIRWIDRLSWTYAQWREHLERPGVETWVAYDHGTPAGYVELAPQDDGVVEIAYFGLIPAFRGKRIGGHLLSYGAARAWDLADRWPGLTDTKRVWLHTCSKDGEHAMGNYQRRGFKLFDTKVEEEAEAPTPGPWPGAYPA, encoded by the coding sequence ATGCCGAACATCGCCGTGACCACCTGGTCCCTGGAACAGACCGCTCCGACCGACCTCCTCCCGGCCGAGCCCCCGGAGGGCGACGTCCGGATCCGCCGCGCGGAAGTCCCCTCCCCCGAGTTCAGCCGCTACCTCTACGCCTCCGTGGGCGGCGACATCCGGTGGATCGACCGGCTCTCGTGGACGTACGCCCAGTGGCGGGAGCACCTGGAGCGTCCCGGCGTGGAGACCTGGGTCGCCTACGACCACGGCACCCCCGCCGGCTACGTCGAACTCGCCCCGCAGGACGACGGCGTCGTGGAGATCGCGTACTTCGGCCTGATCCCGGCGTTCCGCGGCAAGCGGATCGGCGGCCACCTCCTCTCCTACGGCGCCGCTCGCGCCTGGGACCTCGCGGACCGCTGGCCGGGGCTGACCGACACCAAGCGGGTCTGGCTGCACACCTGCTCCAAGGACGGCGAGCACGCGATGGGCAACTACCAGCGCCGTGGCTTCAAGCTCTTCGACACCAAGGTCGAGGAGGAGGCCGAGGCCCCCACACCCGGCCCCTGGCCCGGGGCATACCCGGCCTGA
- a CDS encoding nitrite/sulfite reductase — translation MAATPQNPAAAAPRRKVSRHRGEGQWAAGHHTPLNGNEQFKKDDDGLNVRTRIETIYSKRGFDSIDPNDLRGRMRWWGLYTQRKPGIDGGKTAILEPEELDDKYFMLRVRIDGGRLTTQQLRVIGEISEEFARGSADVTDRQNIQLHWIRIEDVPEIWNRLEAVGLSTTEACGDTPRVIIGSPVAGIAEDEIIDGSWAIDEIHERYIGSKEFSNLPRKFKTAISGSPLLDVVHEINDIAFVGVEHPEHGPGFDLWVGGGLSTNPKLGVRLGAWVPLDEVPEVWAGVVGIFRDWGYRRLRTRARLKFLVADWGPEKFRQVLEDDYLERKLVDGPAPAEPSGRWRDHVGVHRQKDGLFYVGFAPRVGRVDGTTLTKIAEAAEAHGSGRVRTTVEQKMIILDVEEAQVQPLVEALEALDLTAKPSPFRRGTMACTGIEYCKLAIVETKQRGSSLIDELERRIPDFDEPLTINLNGCPNACARIQVADIGLKGQLVLNDRGEQVEGYQVHLGGALGLEAAFGRKVRGLKVTSEELPDYVERVLKRFQAEREDGERFAAWASRASEEALS, via the coding sequence ATGGCCGCCACCCCGCAGAACCCTGCCGCCGCAGCGCCCCGCCGCAAGGTGAGCCGTCACCGCGGTGAGGGTCAGTGGGCCGCGGGGCACCACACCCCGCTGAACGGCAACGAGCAGTTCAAGAAGGACGACGACGGTCTCAATGTGCGGACACGCATTGAGACGATCTACTCGAAGCGCGGCTTCGACTCGATCGACCCCAACGACCTGCGCGGCCGGATGCGCTGGTGGGGCCTCTACACCCAGCGCAAGCCCGGGATCGACGGCGGCAAGACCGCGATCCTGGAGCCGGAGGAGCTGGACGACAAGTACTTCATGCTGCGGGTGCGGATCGACGGCGGACGCCTGACCACCCAGCAGCTGCGGGTGATCGGCGAGATCTCCGAGGAGTTCGCGCGCGGCAGCGCGGACGTCACCGACCGGCAGAACATCCAGCTGCACTGGATCCGCATCGAGGACGTCCCGGAGATCTGGAACCGCCTGGAGGCGGTCGGGCTGTCCACGACCGAGGCCTGCGGTGACACCCCGCGTGTGATCATCGGCTCGCCGGTCGCCGGGATCGCCGAGGACGAGATCATCGACGGCTCCTGGGCGATCGACGAGATCCACGAGCGGTACATCGGCAGCAAGGAGTTCTCCAACCTGCCCCGCAAGTTCAAGACGGCGATCTCCGGCTCCCCGCTCCTCGACGTGGTCCACGAGATCAACGACATCGCCTTCGTCGGCGTCGAGCACCCCGAGCACGGCCCCGGTTTCGACCTGTGGGTCGGCGGCGGTCTGTCCACCAACCCGAAGCTCGGCGTCCGGCTCGGCGCCTGGGTTCCGCTGGACGAGGTGCCCGAGGTGTGGGCCGGTGTGGTCGGCATCTTCCGCGACTGGGGCTACCGCCGCCTGCGCACCCGGGCCCGTCTGAAGTTCCTCGTCGCCGACTGGGGGCCGGAGAAGTTCCGCCAGGTCCTGGAGGACGACTACCTCGAGCGCAAGCTGGTCGACGGCCCCGCGCCGGCCGAGCCCTCGGGCCGCTGGCGCGACCACGTCGGCGTGCACCGCCAGAAGGACGGCCTGTTCTACGTCGGTTTCGCCCCGCGCGTCGGCCGTGTCGACGGCACCACGCTGACGAAGATCGCCGAGGCCGCGGAGGCGCACGGCTCGGGCCGGGTCCGGACCACCGTCGAGCAGAAGATGATCATCCTCGATGTCGAGGAGGCGCAGGTCCAGCCGCTCGTCGAGGCCCTGGAGGCGCTCGACCTCACCGCCAAGCCGTCCCCGTTCCGGCGCGGCACCATGGCCTGCACCGGCATCGAGTACTGCAAGCTCGCCATCGTCGAGACCAAGCAGCGCGGTTCCTCGCTGATCGACGAACTGGAGCGCCGGATCCCGGACTTCGACGAGCCGCTCACCATCAACCTCAACGGCTGCCCGAACGCCTGCGCCCGTATCCAGGTGGCGGACATCGGTCTCAAGGGCCAGCTGGTCCTCAACGACCGGGGCGAGCAGGTCGAGGGCTACCAGGTGCACCTGGGCGGCGCGCTCGGCCTGGAGGCCGCGTTCGGCCGCAAGGTGCGCGGTCTGAAGGTCACCTCCGAGGAGCTGCCCGACTACGTCGAGCGCGTCCTCAAGCGCTTCCAGGCCGAGCGCGAGGACGGCGAGCGCTTCGCCGCCTGGGCCTCGCGTGCCAGCGAGGAGGCCCTCTCATGA
- a CDS encoding phosphoadenylyl-sulfate reductase, with product MTAIQEERTTEDLKALAEQAGRDLEDASALEILQWAVDTFGKRFCVTSSMEDAVVAHLASRVLKGVDVVFLDTGYHFEETIGTRDAVEAVMDVNVITLSPTRTVAEQDAEFGPKLHDRDPDLCCRMRKVEPLERGLTDYLAWATGLRRDESPTRANTPVVGWDEKRQKVKVSPIARWTQDDVDAYVAEHGVLTNPLLMDGYASVGCAPCTRRVLEGEDARAGRWAGSAKTECGLHG from the coding sequence ATGACGGCGATTCAGGAAGAGCGCACGACCGAGGATCTCAAGGCGCTCGCCGAGCAGGCGGGCCGCGACCTGGAGGACGCCTCGGCACTGGAGATCCTCCAGTGGGCGGTCGACACCTTCGGCAAGCGCTTCTGCGTGACCTCCTCGATGGAGGACGCGGTGGTGGCGCATCTGGCGTCCCGGGTCCTCAAGGGCGTGGACGTCGTCTTCCTCGACACCGGCTACCACTTCGAGGAGACCATCGGCACCCGGGACGCGGTCGAGGCCGTGATGGACGTCAACGTCATCACGCTGTCACCGACGCGGACGGTCGCCGAGCAGGACGCCGAGTTCGGCCCGAAGCTGCACGACCGCGACCCCGACCTGTGCTGCAGGATGCGCAAGGTCGAGCCGCTGGAGCGGGGCCTGACGGACTACCTGGCCTGGGCGACCGGTCTGCGCCGCGACGAGTCGCCGACCCGGGCGAACACCCCGGTGGTCGGCTGGGACGAGAAGCGGCAGAAGGTCAAGGTCTCCCCGATCGCCCGCTGGACCCAGGACGACGTGGACGCGTATGTCGCCGAACACGGCGTCCTCACCAACCCGCTGCTGATGGACGGCTACGCCTCCGTCGGTTGCGCCCCCTGCACCCGCCGTGTCCTGGAGGGCGAGGACGCGCGCGCCGGCCGCTGGGCGGGCAGCGCCAAGACCGAGTGCGGGCTGCACGGATGA
- the cysC gene encoding adenylyl-sulfate kinase, translated as MTTSTKELHVTTGATVWLTGLPSAGKTTIAYELAGRLREEGHLVEVLDGDEIREFISAGLGFSREDRHTNVQRIGFLAELLARNGVKALVPVIAPYADSRDAVRKRHQESGAAYLEIHVATPVEVCSVRDVKGLYAKQAAGELSGLTGVDDPYEEPESPDLRIESQNQTVHESAAAVHALLTERGLA; from the coding sequence ATGACGACATCGACCAAGGAGTTGCACGTGACGACCGGAGCCACCGTCTGGCTCACGGGTCTGCCGAGTGCCGGCAAGACCACCATCGCGTACGAGCTGGCCGGCCGGCTGCGCGAGGAGGGCCACCTCGTCGAGGTGCTCGACGGCGACGAGATCCGCGAGTTCATCTCGGCGGGCCTCGGCTTCAGCCGCGAGGACCGGCACACCAACGTGCAGCGCATCGGCTTCCTCGCCGAACTGCTCGCCCGCAACGGTGTGAAGGCGCTGGTCCCGGTCATCGCGCCGTACGCCGACAGCCGTGACGCGGTGCGCAAGCGCCACCAGGAGAGCGGCGCGGCCTACCTCGAGATCCACGTGGCGACTCCGGTCGAGGTGTGCTCCGTACGCGATGTGAAGGGCCTGTACGCCAAGCAGGCCGCGGGTGAGCTGTCCGGGCTGACCGGGGTCGACGACCCCTACGAGGAGCCCGAGTCGCCCGATCTGCGCATCGAGTCGCAGAACCAGACCGTCCACGAGTCCGCGGCGGCGGTTCACGCGCTGCTCACCGAGAGGGGACTGGCATGA
- the cysD gene encoding sulfate adenylyltransferase subunit CysD: MTTTVAKVEEGTEAPYALSHLDALESEAVHIFREVAGEFERPVILFSGGKDSIVMLHLALKAFAPAAVPFSLLHVDTGHNFPEVLEYRDRTVDRHGLRLHVASVQDYIDRGVLKERPDGTRNPLQTLPLTEKIQAEKFDAVFGGGRRDEEKARAKERVFSLRDEFSQWDPRRQRPELWNLYNGRHAPGEHVRVFPLSNWTELDVWQYIAREGIELPEIYFAHEREVFSRSGMWLTAGEWGGPKDGETVEKRLVRYRTVGDMSCTGAVDSDAVTLEQVITEIAASRLTERGATRADDKMSEAAMEDRKREGYF; the protein is encoded by the coding sequence ATGACGACGACCGTTGCGAAGGTGGAGGAGGGCACGGAGGCTCCGTACGCCCTGTCCCACCTGGACGCGCTGGAGTCCGAGGCGGTGCACATCTTCCGTGAGGTGGCGGGTGAGTTCGAGCGGCCGGTGATCCTGTTCTCCGGCGGCAAGGACTCCATCGTCATGCTGCATCTGGCGCTGAAGGCGTTCGCCCCCGCGGCGGTCCCCTTCTCGCTGCTGCACGTGGACACCGGACACAACTTCCCCGAGGTCCTGGAGTACCGCGACCGTACGGTCGACCGGCACGGTCTGCGGCTGCATGTCGCCTCCGTGCAGGACTACATCGACCGGGGTGTCCTCAAGGAGCGCCCGGACGGCACGCGCAACCCGCTGCAGACCCTCCCGCTCACCGAGAAGATCCAGGCGGAGAAGTTCGACGCCGTCTTCGGCGGTGGCCGTCGGGACGAGGAGAAGGCCCGGGCCAAGGAGCGGGTGTTCTCGCTGCGGGACGAGTTCTCCCAGTGGGACCCGCGCCGTCAGCGTCCCGAACTGTGGAACCTGTACAACGGCCGCCACGCCCCCGGCGAACACGTCCGCGTCTTTCCGTTGTCCAACTGGACCGAGCTGGACGTCTGGCAGTACATCGCCCGCGAGGGCATCGAGCTCCCGGAGATCTACTTCGCCCACGAGCGTGAGGTGTTCTCGCGCAGCGGCATGTGGCTGACGGCGGGCGAGTGGGGCGGCCCCAAGGACGGCGAGACCGTCGAGAAGCGTCTCGTGCGCTACCGGACCGTCGGTGACATGTCCTGCACGGGTGCCGTCGACTCCGACGCCGTGACGCTGGAGCAGGTCATCACGGAGATCGCCGCCTCCCGGCTCACCGAGCGCGGCGCCACCCGCGCCGACGACAAGATGTCCGAGGCCGCGATGGAAGACCGTAAGCGCGAGGGGTACTTCTAA
- a CDS encoding GTP-binding protein, whose product MSTTTELTETTLLRFATAGSVDDGKSTLVGRLLHDSKSILTDQLEAVERASASRGAEGPDLALLTDGLRAEREQGITIDVAYRYFATPKRRFILADTPGHVQYTRNMVTGASTAELTVILIDARNGVVEQTRRHAALAALLRVPHVVLAVNKMDLVDYAEPVFAAIAEEFTAYALELGVPEVTAIPISALAGDNVVEPSANMDWYGGPTVLEHLETVPVTHDLSHCHARLPVQYVIRPQTAEHPDYRGYAGQIAAGSFRVGEQITVLPSGRSTKIAGIDLLGEPVDIAWTTQSVTILLEDDIDISRGDLLVPSKDAPPTTQDIEATVCHVADAPLTVGHRVLLKHGTRTVKAIVKDIPSRLTLDDLSLHPHPGQLIANDIGRVKIRTAEPLPVDSYSDSRRTGSFILIDPNDGTTLTAGMVGESFASPEPVKDESDDDGWDF is encoded by the coding sequence ATGAGCACCACCACGGAACTCACCGAGACGACCCTGCTGCGGTTCGCGACCGCCGGTTCGGTCGACGACGGCAAGTCGACCCTCGTCGGCCGGCTGCTGCACGACTCCAAGTCGATCCTCACGGACCAGCTGGAGGCCGTGGAGCGCGCGTCGGCTAGCCGGGGCGCCGAGGGCCCGGACCTCGCGCTGCTGACGGACGGCCTGCGTGCCGAGCGGGAGCAGGGCATCACCATCGACGTCGCGTACCGCTACTTCGCGACGCCGAAGCGCCGGTTCATCCTCGCCGACACGCCCGGCCACGTGCAGTACACCCGCAACATGGTGACGGGTGCCTCCACGGCCGAGCTGACGGTGATCCTCATCGACGCCCGCAACGGCGTCGTCGAGCAGACCCGCCGGCACGCCGCCCTCGCGGCGCTGCTGCGGGTGCCGCACGTGGTGCTGGCCGTCAACAAGATGGACCTCGTCGACTACGCCGAGCCCGTTTTCGCCGCGATCGCCGAGGAGTTCACGGCGTACGCGCTCGAACTGGGCGTCCCGGAGGTCACCGCGATCCCGATCTCGGCGCTCGCCGGTGACAACGTGGTGGAGCCGTCCGCGAACATGGACTGGTACGGCGGCCCGACCGTCCTGGAGCACCTGGAGACGGTCCCGGTCACCCACGACCTGAGCCACTGCCACGCGCGCCTTCCCGTGCAGTACGTGATCCGGCCGCAGACCGCCGAGCACCCCGACTACCGGGGCTACGCCGGTCAGATCGCCGCCGGTTCCTTCCGCGTCGGCGAGCAGATCACCGTGCTGCCGTCGGGCCGGTCCACGAAGATCGCCGGCATCGACCTGCTCGGTGAGCCGGTCGACATCGCCTGGACGACCCAGTCGGTGACGATCCTCCTGGAGGACGACATCGACATCTCGCGCGGTGACCTGCTGGTGCCCAGCAAGGACGCCCCGCCGACCACCCAGGACATCGAGGCGACCGTGTGCCACGTCGCCGACGCCCCGCTGACCGTCGGCCACCGGGTACTGCTCAAGCACGGCACCCGCACGGTCAAGGCGATCGTCAAGGACATCCCGTCCCGGCTCACGCTGGACGACCTGTCCCTGCACCCGCACCCGGGACAGCTCATCGCCAACGACATCGGCCGCGTGAAGATCCGTACCGCCGAGCCGCTGCCCGTCGACTCCTACTCCGACTCGCGGCGCACCGGGTCGTTCATCCTCATCGACCCGAACGACGGCACCACGCTCACCGCCGGCATGGTCGGCGAGTCATTCGCGTCCCCGGAGCCCGTCAAGGACGAGTCCGACGACGACGGGTGGGACTTCTGA
- a CDS encoding aliphatic sulfonate ABC transporter substrate-binding protein: MPATSALRRGLAVIAALPLLTLAACGYGSDAKDDGTAKVAAGAKKIDGLDSVKIGYFGNLTHGTALVGVDKGFFQKELGATKASYATFNAGPSEIEALNSKSIDIGWIGPSPSINGYVKSGGKSLKIIGGSASGGVKLVVNPDKIKSLKDVKGKKIATPQLGNTQDVAFLNWIADQGWKVDAQSGKGDVTVVRTDNKITPDAYKAGSIDGAWVPEPTASKLVAEGGKVLLDEASLWPDKKFVITNIIVRQDFLKEHPKAVEAVLKASVEANKWINANPDAAKAAANKQLEADSGKALKPEVLDPAWKSIQFTNDPLAATLNTEAEHAVKAGLLKKPDLNGIYDLTILNKVLKADGEAPVDAAGLGTS, translated from the coding sequence GTGCCTGCTACATCCGCTCTCCGCCGCGGTCTCGCGGTCATCGCCGCGCTTCCACTGCTCACCCTCGCCGCCTGCGGTTACGGCTCCGACGCGAAGGACGACGGGACCGCCAAGGTCGCCGCCGGGGCCAAGAAGATCGACGGGCTCGACTCCGTCAAGATCGGCTACTTCGGCAACCTGACCCACGGCACCGCGCTCGTCGGGGTGGACAAGGGCTTCTTCCAGAAGGAGCTCGGGGCCACCAAGGCCTCGTACGCGACCTTCAACGCCGGCCCTTCCGAGATCGAGGCGCTCAACTCCAAGTCGATCGACATCGGCTGGATCGGTCCCTCCCCGTCGATCAACGGCTACGTCAAGTCGGGCGGCAAGAGCCTGAAGATCATCGGCGGTTCGGCCTCCGGCGGTGTGAAGCTGGTCGTCAACCCGGACAAGATCAAGTCCCTCAAGGACGTCAAGGGCAAGAAGATCGCCACCCCGCAGCTCGGCAACACGCAGGACGTGGCGTTCCTCAACTGGATCGCCGACCAGGGCTGGAAGGTCGACGCGCAGAGCGGCAAGGGTGACGTCACCGTCGTCCGCACGGACAACAAGATCACGCCGGACGCCTACAAGGCCGGTTCCATCGACGGCGCCTGGGTGCCGGAGCCGACCGCGTCGAAGCTGGTCGCCGAGGGCGGCAAGGTGCTGCTCGACGAGGCGTCGCTGTGGCCGGACAAGAAGTTCGTGATCACGAACATCATCGTGCGGCAGGACTTCCTCAAGGAGCACCCGAAGGCGGTCGAGGCCGTCCTGAAGGCGTCGGTGGAAGCCAACAAGTGGATCAACGCCAATCCGGACGCGGCGAAGGCGGCGGCGAACAAGCAGCTTGAGGCGGACTCCGGCAAGGCGCTCAAGCCCGAGGTCCTGGACCCGGCCTGGAAGTCGATCCAGTTCACCAACGACCCGCTGGCCGCCACGCTCAACACGGAGGCCGAGCACGCGGTCAAGGCCGGTCTGCTGAAGAAGCCCGACCTGAACGGGATCTACGACCTCACGATCCTCAACAAGGTCCTCAAGGCCGACGGCGAGGCCCCGGTCGACGCCGCCGGTCTCGGCACCAGCTGA
- a CDS encoding ABC transporter ATP-binding protein — protein MATTTTLAKADETVEHAARLEHVSKSFAGPGGQQLVLDDISIDVAPGEFVTLLGASGCGKSTLLNLVAGLDQPSTGAITTDGRPALMFQEHALFPWLTAGKNIELALKLRGVPKPERRDKAEELLELVRLKGAYGKRVHELSGGMRQRVALARALGQESNLMLMDEPFAALDAITRDVLHDEITRIWTETGISVLFVTHNVREAVRLAQRVILLSSRPGRIAREWTVDIPQPRRIEDAPVAELAREITEELRGEIRRHGQH, from the coding sequence ATGGCCACGACCACGACGCTCGCCAAGGCCGACGAGACCGTCGAGCACGCCGCACGCCTTGAGCACGTCTCGAAGTCCTTCGCGGGACCGGGTGGACAGCAGCTCGTCCTGGACGACATCAGCATCGATGTCGCGCCGGGCGAGTTCGTCACCCTCCTGGGGGCCTCGGGCTGCGGCAAGTCCACGCTGCTGAACCTGGTGGCGGGACTGGACCAGCCCAGCACGGGCGCCATCACGACCGACGGCCGCCCCGCCCTGATGTTCCAGGAGCACGCCCTCTTCCCGTGGCTGACCGCGGGCAAGAACATCGAACTCGCCCTGAAGCTCAGGGGAGTTCCCAAGCCCGAGCGGCGCGACAAGGCCGAGGAGCTGCTCGAACTGGTCCGGCTGAAGGGCGCGTACGGCAAGCGCGTCCACGAGCTGTCGGGCGGTATGCGCCAGCGCGTGGCACTGGCCCGCGCGCTGGGGCAGGAGAGCAACCTGATGCTGATGGACGAGCCGTTCGCGGCCCTCGACGCCATCACGCGGGACGTGCTGCACGACGAGATCACCCGGATCTGGACGGAGACCGGCATCTCCGTCCTGTTCGTCACGCACAACGTGCGCGAGGCGGTACGGCTCGCGCAGCGCGTGATCCTGCTGTCCTCCCGTCCCGGCCGGATCGCGCGCGAGTGGACGGTCGACATCCCGCAGCCGCGCCGCATCGAGGACGCGCCCGTGGCCGAACTGGCCCGTGAGATCACCGAAGAACTGCGTGGGGAGATCCGCCGTCATGGCCAGCACTGA